In Bicyclus anynana chromosome 13, ilBicAnyn1.1, whole genome shotgun sequence, a genomic segment contains:
- the LOC112045429 gene encoding uncharacterized protein LOC112045429, whose product MDKINSLITLQEDRLEQVQKAQLNFNKSPKQRINLSYLETRLETLENINNLFTKCHEEITSKIPRDERTTIGYFITDTFEKFEELYTNYKGTLKEKMKEFCQSQQMRTLSPSRTTNLPEVKLPTIHIPTFSGKYTEWPSFSDLFISIIHNNASLDDVRKLHYLKSLLSGEAEQLLKTITVTSQNYTLAWETISKRYNNVKYISNCILKRLFGIKTITSESGQLLKQLLDITSECINSLSNIGITTENWDVIVVYLTVTKLDPTSHRLWEQHVCTSDDLPTFQMLCQFLETRFRALEMCESNLKTVKSKLFHVNTMQHNCIFCKGDHYIYQCKQFSKKTYSERRDFAQANKLCFNCLIPNHDSRRCMRNTFCRVSGCNKKHHSLLHPEKKYTNQETQELTNQEDKNIVAHFIKQPGQVLLATALVDVAWKNNKTHTYRALIDPGSQATFVTEDLVQSAGLKRIKINGLVSGLSEGSSVHVKYMVEFRIRSRIEPHFTLSVNAYVLKKITNHLPSQQCIVTNWPDLEQITLADPTFNMPNKVDLLLGAEVYAQIINDGLLKSPGGVVAQKTHLGWILSGGTTETKQNVVVNMHICECESTLLKKFWEIENDVLTSERKQTKDEMRCEEIYKNTTIKTKDNRYKVCLPFKDGCEKPAEICGNTREVAISRFVQLERRFKRDPEFKEDYTKVIHEYLDLGHMEIADNDIKNTVYLPHHAVIRNDKITSKTRVVFDASAKGSNFKSLNDTLLVGPTLQKDLRTLIMNWRQYKIVLVSDLVKMYRQVLIADEHTDYQRIIWRDDPDEQYKSYKLLTVTFGTASAPYLAVRTLLQTAEDNKKDYPLAAEITKTSFYMDDLLTGCHCVDQGIEIYNQMNELMAHGGFELRKWCSNSNELLARISKDKQHLEETYEIKFDNIVKILGLCWDRNQDKFKFSVNLPEIAEIVTKRKVLSDVARLFDPFGWLAPIIIVAKVFLQKLWLSNSGWDDQLPPQLLDEWKTYRNQLKYLQNIELDRWLSICPNQTSVEIHGFADASMVAYAAVVYTKVITDDEKVIVTLLESKTKVAPLKQISVARLELCAAHLLAKLLSQTANNLKIPKSQIYAYTDSTVVLAWIEGQPNKWQTFVANRVSEIQTLLDNHVWNHVTSKENPADLASRGIQPSDLTNCSLWWQGPNFLKERVNKRNRNKAYTTNLEERKQNIKSFHSEMEEKPIYERFSSLNKLIRVLSYCRRFLHLKHKKEISMNKTTYLNTKEMKETLQICITIAQRKEFMEEIKDLKEKGSVKKRSKLLTLSPYLDEQHILRVGGRLQGAKISTEVRHPIILPKGSHLTMLIIRDAHIKLLHGGNRLVANYIQNQYWVIGLKPMIKGILRKCVICLRHKGITVQPRMGELPAIRITPGRPFEVSGLDFAGPVQMRPYKGRGYKSVKGYICLFVCMKTKAVHLEVVSDLTSQGFLACFKKFVARRGHCSQLWSDNATNFVGAARELKEMFDQAKSNLPKEIAESLANDGTTWNFIPPRAPNFGGLWESAVKSVKNHLVKVLGNSTLTFEEMSTLLAQIEACLNSRPIGELNDHPDDLMPLTPAHFLIGESTMLIPEPSYENVKLNALDRWTLIQKMTQHFWQRWSNEYLHLLQQRQKWHKSSPYPEVGQVVLIKDDDLPPTKWSMGRVTGLHVGPDNQVRVAELKCKSTILKRPLNKLVMLPKDNN is encoded by the coding sequence AtggataaaataaattcattgatAACTTTGCAAGAAGACAGATTAGAACAGGTGCAGAAAGCACaactaaatttcaacaaatcaCCCAAACAAAGAATAAATTTAAGTTATTTGGAGACTCGTTTAGAAACTTtagaaaatatcaataatttgtttacaaaatgtcATGAAGAAATAACATCAAAGATTCCACGAGATGAAAGGACAACAATTGGTTATTTTATAACAGATACATTTGAAAAGTTTGAAGAActatatactaattataaaggTACACTTAAGGAAAAAATGAAAGAGTTTTGTCAGTCACAACAAATGAGAACACTAAGTCCGAGTAGAACCACAAATTTACCAGAGGTTAAATTGCCTACCATCCACATACCAACTTTCTCAGGAAAATACACAGAATGGCCATCTTTCAGCGATTTGTTTATATCGATAATACACAACAATGCAAGCTTGGACGATGTTCGCAAATTACACTATTTGAAATCACTCCTGTCAGGAGAAGCGGAGCAGCTATTGAAAACTATAACTGTAACTAGTCAAAATTATACCTTAGCATGGGAGACAATATCAAAAAGATATAACAATGTTAAATACATTTCTAACTGCATTTTAAAAAGACTGTTTGGAATAAAGACGATCACATCTGAATCAGGACAGCTCCTTAAACAATTACTAGACATCACATCGGAATGTATCAACTCATTGTCAAATATTGGGATTACAACGGAGAATTGGGATGTCATTGTGGTGTACCTTACGGTTACCAAGTTAGATCCAACCAGCCACAGGCTATGGGAACAACATGTATgtaccagtgatgacctaccGACTTTTCAAATGCTGTGTCAGTTTTTGGAAACAAGGTTCCGAGCTTTAGAGATGtgcgagtcaaatttaaaaactgtgAAATCAAAATTGTTTCATGTAAATACAATGCAGCacaattgtatattttgtaaaggCGATCATTACATATATCAATGCAAGCAATTTTCTAAGAAAACTTACAGTGAAAGAAGAGACTTCGCCCAAGCAAATAAGTTATGTTTCAACTGTTTAATTCCTAATCACGATTCGAGGCGGTGTATGAGAAATACCTTTTGTAGAGTCAGTGGATGCAATAAAAAACACCACTCGTTGTTACATCCtgagaaaaaatacacaaacCAAGAAACACAGGAGTTAACCAATCAAGAAGATAAAAACATAGTTgcacattttataaaacaacctGGTCAAGTTTTGCTTGCTACAGCACTGGTTGATGTGgcttggaaaaataataaaacacacacCTACCGTGCCCTTATTGACCCAGGATCACAGGCCACATTCGTGACAGAAGACCTTGTTCAATCTGCAGGATTGAAAAGAATTAAAATCAACGGATTGGTCTCAGGACTTAGTGAAGGGAGCTCAGTACATGTTAAGTACATGGTTGAATTTAGAATACGCTCAAGGATTGAACCACACTTCACTCTGTCTGTAAATGCTTATGTACTGAAGAAAATTACAAACCACTTACCATCACAGCAATGTATCGTCACCAACTGGCCAGACTTAGAACAAATTACACTAGCCGATCCTACTTTTAATATGCCGAATAAAGTGGATCTGTTGCTAGGGGCCGAAGTGTATGCACAAATAATCAACGATGGATTGTTGAAGAGTCCAGGCGGTGTTGTTGCCCAAAAAACACATCTGGGCTGGATTCTGTCAGGTGGAACaactgaaacaaaacaaaatgttgtAGTTAATATGCACATTTGTGAATGTGAaagtacattattaaaaaaattttgggAAATAGAAAATGATGTACTTACCTCAGAAAGAAAACAAACCAAAGATGAGATGAGATGTGAAgagatttacaaaaatacaacaaTTAAAACTAAAGACAATAGATACAAAGTTTGCTTACCCTTTAAAGACGGATGTGAGAAACCCGCAGAAATATGTGGAAATACAAGGGAAGTAGCCATATCTCGATTTGTTCAACTAGAGAGGAGGTTCAAACGAGATCCAGAGTTTAAAGAAGATTACACCAAGGTTATTCATGAATACTTAGACCTTGGGCATATGGAGATAGCcgacaatgatattaaaaatacagtttACTTACCGCATCATGCCGTTATAAGAAATGATAAAATCACTTCGAAAACAAGAGTCGTTTTTGATGCTTCGGCAAAGGGCTCAAACTTCAAATCATTAAATGATACTTTACTGGTTGGACCAACATTACAAAAAGATCTACGCACTTTAATTATGAATTGGAGACAGTACAAAATCGTCTTGGTCAGTGATTTAGTAAAAATGTATCGTCAAGTGCTAATAGCTGATGAACATACAGATTACCAAAGAATAATCTGGAGAGACGATCCCGATGAACAATACAAATCATATAAACTGCTTACTGTTACCTTTGGAACAGCCTCCGCACCTTATCTAGCAGTACGGACACTTCTACAAACAGCTGAAGACAATAAGAAAGATTATCCGTTGGCTGCTGAAATAACCAAAACATCATTTTATATGGATGATTTACTTACCGGTTGTCATTGCGTAGACCAAGGAATAGAAATCTACAATCAGATGAATGAATTAATGGCTCACGGTGGATTTGAATTGAGAAAATGGTGCAGCAACTCAAATGAATTGTTGGCAAGGATAAGTAAAGACAAACAGCATCTGGAAGAaacatatgaaattaaatttgataatattgtgAAAATATTAGGATTGTGCTGGGACAGAAATCAAGACAAATTTAAATTCTCTGTCAACCTACCTGAAATTGCAGAAATTGTAACCAAACGTAAGGTTTTGTCTGATGTAGCACGGTTGTTTGATCCGTTTGGATGGCTGGCACCTATTATCATAGTTGcaaaagtatttttacaaaaattgtgGCTTTCTAACTCTGGATGGGATGATCAGCTTCCTCCACAGTTACTTGATGAATGGAAAACATACAGAAATCaattgaaatatttacaaaacataGAGTTAGACCGTTGGCTAAGTATTTGCCCAAATCAAACATCTGTTGAAATTCATGGATTTGCTGATGCCTCCATGGTAGCATATGCTGCAGTTGTCTATACTAAGGTTATCACTGATGATGAAAAGGTCATAGTCACATTGTTGGAAAGTAAAACAAAGGTTGCACCTCTAAAACAAATTTCGGTTGCACGACTTGAGTTGTGTGCAGCACATTTATTAGCTAAATTGTTATCACAAACAGCCAACAACTTAAAAATACCGAAATCTCAAATATATGCTTACACTGATTCAACTGTTGTATTGGCATGGATAGAAGGACAGCCGAATAAGTGGCAAACTTTTGTAGCAAACAGAGTTTCGGAAATACAAACCTTATTGGACAACCATGTTTGGAATCATGTGACTTCAAAGGAAAACCCTGCTGATTTGGCCTCCCGTGGGATCCAGCCTTCTGATCTTACTAATTGTTCACTGTGGTGGCAAGGGCCAAATTTTCTGAAAGAAAgagttaataaaagaaatagaaataaagcTTACACTACAAATCTAGaggaaagaaaacaaaatattaaatcatttcACAGTGAAATGGAAGAAAAACCAATTTATGAAAGATTTTCATCGTTAAACAAATTGATAAGAGTACTTTCTTACTGCCGACGATTTCTGCATCTGAAACATAAAAAGGAAATTAGTATGAATAAAACTACTTATCTTAACACTAAAGAAATGAAAGaaacattacaaatatgtattacaaTAGCACAAAGAAAAGAATTTATGGAAGAAATAAAGGATTTAAAGGAGAAAGGAAGTGTAAAGAAAAGAAGCAAGTTGTTAACACTTTCACCGTATCTAGATGAACAGCACATATTAAGAGTCGGTGGTCGCTTGCAAGGAGCAAAAATCTCAACTGAAGTAAGGCATCCTATAATCTTACCTAAAGGTTCACACTTGACTATGCTGATCATTAGAGATGCTCACATAAAGCTCTTACATGGAGGAAATCGTTTGGTAgctaattatatacaaaatcaaTATTGGGTTATTGGATTAAAACCTATGATAAAGGGAATTTTAAGAAAATGTGTTATCTGTTTAAGACACAAGGGTATAACTGTACAACCGAGAATGGGAGAACTTCCAGCTATACGAATAACTCCTGGTAGACCGTTCGAAGTAAGCGGTTTAGATTTTGCCGGACCTGTGCAAATGCGACCTTACAAGGGTAGAGGATATAAATCTGTTAAAGgatatatatgtttatttgtatgCATGAAAACAAAGGCTGTACACTTAGAAGTTGTAAGTGATCTTACCTCACAAGGTTTCCTCGCATGTTTCAAAAAATTTGTGGCCAGAAGAGGGCACTGTAGTCAATTGTGGAGTGACAATGCTACCAATTTTGTGGGTGCAGCCAGAGAACTGAAAGAAATGTTTGATCAAGCCAAGTCCAACTTACCAAAAGAAATTGCAGAGTCGCTAGCTAATGATGGAACAACATGGAATTTTATCCCGCCTAGAGCACCTAATTTTGGCGGTCTGTGGGAGTCAGCAGTGAAGTCAGTAAAAAATCATTTAGTCAAGGTCTTGGGAAACTCAACTCTTACATTCGAGGAAATGTCAACACTTTTAGCACAAATTGAAGCTTGTTTAAACTCCAGACCTATTGGTGAACTCAATGATCACCCAGATGACTTGATGCCTTTAACTCCAGCACATTTTTTGATTGGAGAATCAACCATGTTAATACCTGAACCTAGTTATGAAAATGTTAAACTAAATGCACTTGATCGGTGGACATTAATCCAAAAAATGACACAACACTTTTGGCAACGTTGGTCGAATGAATATCTTCATCTGCTGCAACAAAGACAAAAATGGCACAAATCTTCTCCGTATCCAGAGGTGGGACAAGTGGTGTTGATTAAGGACGACGACTTACCACCTACAAAATGGTCAATGGGCCGAGTTACAGGACTGCATGTTGGGCCAGATAACCAAGTAAGAGTGGCTGAGTTAAAGTGTAAGTCGACTATTTTGAAGCGCCCATTGAACAAACTTGTAATGCTGCCAAAAGACAACAATTAA